CGCTGTGACGGATGGTGACGCGAACGACGGCGATTTCACCAACTTCTACTCAACCGGTATGTTATCGTACTATACCGGCCAGGTGAGCAGCTTCACCGGCAATTTGCTCTACAATACCGATCATTCGGTCTTTGATGCCGGTGACTATTTCGAAACCACCTACACCTTCGCAACAGCGGTGGAACAGCTTGCTTTCACAGTCGGCAATGTCGACAGGTTCTTTGGCAGCGTGAATTTCCACGATGCCGTCGTAATCGAATACGATACGGGAAGTGGTACATGGCAGAACCTTCGATCCCTTGGCGCTTTCACGTTGGGTTCGGCCGTCGGCCTCACCACGGTCAATGGGCAGCAGGGTTTCCATGGCACCAATTATTCCGGCGGCATCACCAGCACGACAGGCGATATCCAAGTCGATTTCGGAACGGTAACGGTCGAGCGGGTGCGGATCCGCTACCTTTACGGTCAGGCCTCTCCCGGATCCGATCCGTCCGGGGATTGGCAGTACATGGCGGTCTCTGACTTCACTTGGGAGCAGACATTCAGTTTCGCCGATCTCTCGCTTTCGAAAACGGTCAACAACAGTACACCTGCGAATGGAGCCGGCGTTACATACACGCTTCAGGTATTCAATGCTGCGTCATCAGCGTTGACTGCCAATGGTGTGCAGGTGACCGATCTTCTGCCAGCAGGGGTCGACTATGTTTCCGATACCGGTTCGGGATCTTACAATCCAGTCACGGGAGTGTGGACGGTCGGCACATTGGCTCCGGGTGCGTCGGCTTCGCTGGATATCACCGTCACAGTCACCGCAACTGCCGGAGCGGTAATCGACAATGTCGCGGAAATCACGGCGTCATCTGTTGCGGACGTCGATTCAAGTCCCGGGAATGCCGTTCCGGCCGAAGATGACTACGATACAGCAACCTTCACCGTGGCCGGTTCAAGGGTTGCCGGAACGCCCCCCTTATTGAATTGTAGCGCCGGATCTGCGGTACATGATTGGGACCCTTTGAGTTGGACTGCGGGTTCCACCGCCAACTCTTACGCTCTTAGCACGCTGGGTCAGGTCGCCTTCACGCTGACCAATCCCGGCGTCTGGCTGAATAATGCTGCTTTGGGAGGCCAGTCGCCCAACCTGCAAACCGATATGACAGGTGGCATCGGCACGCCCGAGGAATCACTAATCCAGCTGGTAGACTTGGCCAATCAAAGCCAAGTGGTCACAACGCAGATCGATCTGCCGCGTTCGGTCATGGCTGCCCAATTCACCGTATTCGATGTCGATTTCGGGACCAACCAGTTTGCCGATCGCATCACGGTCACCGGCTCGTTCAACGGAAATACTGTGATTCCAACGCTGACGAATGGTGTCGCAAACTACGTTGCCGGCAACACGGCTTACGGTGATGCAGCATCGGATAGCACATCCGCCAATGGCAATGTGACTGTCACCTTCCAGCAACCGGTCGACACGATCACAATCCAATATGGCAACCATTCGCTGGCTCCTGCCAACCCGGGCCAGCAAGCGGTAGCGTTGCATGACATTACCGTTTGTCGACCGACCACGACGCTTGCCGCTACAAAGGTGAGCGCGGTTTTTTCGGATCCGGTCAACGGGTCGAGCGACCCCAAGGCGATTCCAGGCGCGATGATTGATTATGTTATTGGCGTAGCAAATACCGGAATTGTCGAGGCTGACGACGGAAGCGTATCGATCGTCGATACTGTGCCTGCTGACACCAAAATGTGCCTGGCCGATATTTCTCCTGGCTCTGGCCCTGTGTTGTTTGTCGACGGATCGCCTGTTTCGGGCCTGTCCTATTCCTATACCGCTTTGGGCAGCGGAACGGATGATCTGGAATTTTCCAACAATGGCGGGACCAGCTACGGCTATACTCCCGTTGCCGATGCAGATGGTTGTGATACCAATATCACCAACTTCCGCGTCAGCCCGTCGGGCGAACTGGAAGAGGGCACATCTTTCTCGTTGCGCGCACGCTTCATGATTGAGTGATGCTGCCGGGGTTGCGTTGCTAAATTGGTCGGGGAGAGAGGATTCGAACCTCCGGCCCCTGCCTCCCGAAGACAGTGCTCTACCAGGCTGAGCTACTCCCCGACCGTGTCGGTCCCGCGGGAAGAAAACTCCCTGCGGGTCGAGGCAAGGCGCGCGCTATAGGTGTGGATGGCCGGGGTGGCAAGCGGGCAATTGCGCCGCTAGGAAAATGCCATGGCCAGTGCCCTGAACCCGACCGATTCTGCGCCCGGCGCGCATCCAGAGCAGCAATATCTCGATCTGATGCGGCACATCTGGGACCATGGCAGCGAGCGGGTCGATCGCACCGGGATCGGCACACGTTCGGTCTTTGGCGCAACCCTGCGCTTCGATCTGGCGGATGGCGCCATGCCTCTGCTCACGACAAAGCGGGTCTACTGGAAAACGGCAACGCGCGAGATGCTTTGGTTTCTGACAGGTGAGACCAACATCCGGCCCTTGGTTCTTCAAGGTGTGAAGATCTGGAATGAGTGGCCTCACGCGCGCTACGTTGAGGAGACGGGCGACGAACTGGCGCTGGATGATTTCGTCCAGCGGATCGCAGATGATGAGGCCTTCGCGAAACAGTGGGGCGATCTTGGCCCGGTCTATGGCAAGCAATGGGTGGACTGGCCGACCTATCGCTATCGCAAGGACGGCCTGTTCGAACAGGGCGAGGGCATCAACCAGGTGGCGCAAGTGGTGGATTCCCTGCGCAACAATCCGGGCAGCCGCCGCCATATCATCGAAGGCTGGAATGTGGCTGAAGTGGACCGGATGGCATTGCCCCCATGCCACAAGACCTACCAATTTCATGTTG
This is a stretch of genomic DNA from Parerythrobacter jejuensis. It encodes these proteins:
- a CDS encoding DUF11 domain-containing protein, translating into MMQRSALGGCAENALLTMLGYVIAKMFHLINAIHFSVLGVVRALSTMLAIGALAGAAQAQTTLTADWTNLGNSNLQVVNDGTTLAVGPNSITINTSAVTDGDANDGDFTNFYSTGMLSYYTGQVSSFTGNLLYNTDHSVFDAGDYFETTYTFATAVEQLAFTVGNVDRFFGSVNFHDAVVIEYDTGSGTWQNLRSLGAFTLGSAVGLTTVNGQQGFHGTNYSGGITSTTGDIQVDFGTVTVERVRIRYLYGQASPGSDPSGDWQYMAVSDFTWEQTFSFADLSLSKTVNNSTPANGAGVTYTLQVFNAASSALTANGVQVTDLLPAGVDYVSDTGSGSYNPVTGVWTVGTLAPGASASLDITVTVTATAGAVIDNVAEITASSVADVDSSPGNAVPAEDDYDTATFTVAGSRVAGTPPLLNCSAGSAVHDWDPLSWTAGSTANSYALSTLGQVAFTLTNPGVWLNNAALGGQSPNLQTDMTGGIGTPEESLIQLVDLANQSQVVTTQIDLPRSVMAAQFTVFDVDFGTNQFADRITVTGSFNGNTVIPTLTNGVANYVAGNTAYGDAASDSTSANGNVTVTFQQPVDTITIQYGNHSLAPANPGQQAVALHDITVCRPTTTLAATKVSAVFSDPVNGSSDPKAIPGAMIDYVIGVANTGIVEADDGSVSIVDTVPADTKMCLADISPGSGPVLFVDGSPVSGLSYSYTALGSGTDDLEFSNNGGTSYGYTPVADADGCDTNITNFRVSPSGELEEGTSFSLRARFMIE
- the thyA gene encoding thymidylate synthase, giving the protein MASALNPTDSAPGAHPEQQYLDLMRHIWDHGSERVDRTGIGTRSVFGATLRFDLADGAMPLLTTKRVYWKTATREMLWFLTGETNIRPLVLQGVKIWNEWPHARYVEETGDELALDDFVQRIADDEAFAKQWGDLGPVYGKQWVDWPTYRYRKDGLFEQGEGINQVAQVVDSLRNNPGSRRHIIEGWNVAEVDRMALPPCHKTYQFHVADGRLNCALYQRSCDVALGLPFNLWSAALLQRMLAQQTDLEPGELVWMGGDTHLYLNHEHLITQQLSREPQGSPTLEILRRPDSIFGYRIEDFVVHNYTPQAPIKAPVAV